The following proteins come from a genomic window of Pirellulales bacterium:
- a CDS encoding transglutaminase-like domain-containing protein: protein AKSDAAKSDAAAPTGPLLGKTVVEHVKIGVVITADTGPCRGIVATAPVPMNWPEQQVKVEKEESTPNVQKIQYRVLAGTVRQMIVLVPKLKSGEEAKASVTFEITRRTLLPPTDTSAYKLLPHPEKKSELAHYLLPSPFIESRNEKIVALAKEVTAGKADWAKVEAIYDAGQKRLTYREGGPIKGALEALDEGTGHCEEFSSLFIAMCRAVDIPARTVWVPGHCYSEFYMVDAEGHGYWFPCQSAGDRSFGGIPETRYILQKGDNFCDPDRPGRQLRYVAEFMKGVGGGQPKCQFLRENVKE from the coding sequence GCAAAATCCGACGCGGCAAAATCCGACGCGGCAGCGCCCACCGGACCGCTGCTCGGAAAAACCGTTGTCGAGCATGTCAAGATCGGCGTCGTAATCACGGCCGACACCGGTCCGTGCCGTGGGATTGTCGCCACCGCTCCAGTGCCCATGAATTGGCCTGAGCAGCAGGTGAAGGTTGAAAAGGAGGAATCGACGCCGAATGTGCAGAAAATTCAATATCGGGTGCTCGCTGGCACGGTGCGGCAGATGATCGTGTTGGTGCCGAAGTTGAAATCCGGCGAAGAGGCCAAGGCGAGCGTCACCTTCGAAATCACCCGCCGCACGCTGCTGCCGCCGACCGACACGTCGGCCTATAAGTTGCTCCCGCATCCGGAAAAGAAATCCGAGTTGGCCCACTATCTATTGCCCAGCCCATTTATCGAAAGCCGCAACGAAAAAATTGTCGCGCTGGCGAAGGAAGTTACCGCGGGCAAGGCAGATTGGGCGAAGGTCGAAGCCATCTACGACGCCGGCCAGAAACGGCTGACCTACCGCGAAGGAGGCCCCATCAAAGGTGCTCTCGAAGCCTTGGACGAAGGCACCGGCCACTGCGAAGAGTTCTCATCGCTGTTCATTGCCATGTGCCGCGCCGTCGACATCCCGGCCCGAACTGTGTGGGTGCCCGGCCACTGCTATAGCGAGTTCTATATGGTCGACGCCGAGGGGCATGGATATTGGTTTCCTTGTCAATCGGCCGGCGATCGCAGCTTTGGCGGCATTCCCGAAACGCGGTATATCTTGCAAAAGGGAGACAACTTCTGCGATCCCGACCGTCCGGGGCGGCAACTCCGCTATGTCGCCGAATTCATGAAAGGCGTCGGCGGCGGCCAACCGAAATGCCAGTTTCTCCGCGAGAATGTGAAGGAGTAG